In Rhodoligotrophos appendicifer, the following are encoded in one genomic region:
- the nusG gene encoding transcription termination/antitermination protein NusG gives MAKRWYIVHTYSNFEKKVAESLKEQAAQQGLAHLIDEIMVPTEEVVEVRRGRKVTSERRFFPGYVLVRMEMTDQGYHLIKNTPKVTGFLGSDNKPIPISNAEAERILYQVKEGVERPRPSITFEIGEQVKVADGPFASFNGLVEEVDEERSRLKVAVSIFGRPTPVELEFGQVEKV, from the coding sequence ATGGCGAAGCGCTGGTACATCGTTCACACTTACTCGAATTTCGAGAAGAAAGTGGCTGAGTCGCTGAAGGAGCAGGCGGCACAGCAAGGACTGGCTCATCTGATCGACGAGATCATGGTGCCGACCGAGGAGGTCGTCGAGGTCCGGCGCGGTCGAAAGGTAACGAGTGAACGACGTTTTTTCCCGGGCTACGTCCTGGTTCGGATGGAAATGACTGATCAGGGCTACCATCTGATTAAGAATACGCCGAAGGTGACGGGGTTCCTGGGTTCAGACAACAAGCCGATCCCGATCTCCAATGCCGAGGCCGAACGCATCCTTTATCAGGTAAAGGAGGGTGTGGAGCGTCCACGGCCGTCGATCACTTTCGAAATCGGCGAGCAGGTCAAGGTGGCCGATGGTCCTTTTGCCTCATTCAATGGCCTTGTCGAGGAAGTTGACGAGGAGCGCTCCCGGCTCAAGGTAGCCGTATCGATTTTCGGCCGACCGACGCCGGTCGAGCTGGAATTTGGGCAGGTGGAGAAGGTCTGA
- the rplK gene encoding 50S ribosomal protein L11, whose translation MAKKITGYIKLQVPAASATPSPPIGPALGQRGLNIMEFCKAFNAATQELDKGAPCPTVITVFQDKSFTFEIKTPPASYLLRQAAKISKGSKEPGKASVGSVTMDQVRDIAKAKLKDLNARDIDQASKIIAGSARSMGLSVTE comes from the coding sequence ATGGCAAAAAAGATTACTGGTTATATCAAGCTGCAGGTACCTGCAGCATCAGCGACGCCCTCGCCACCGATTGGACCGGCTCTTGGTCAGCGTGGTTTGAATATCATGGAGTTCTGCAAGGCATTTAATGCCGCCACGCAGGAGCTGGATAAGGGGGCGCCATGCCCGACCGTCATAACCGTGTTTCAGGACAAGTCCTTCACCTTTGAGATCAAGACGCCGCCGGCCAGCTATCTGCTGCGCCAAGCCGCAAAGATTTCCAAGGGATCAAAGGAGCCTGGCAAAGCAAGTGTCGGCTCGGTGACCATGGATCAGGTCCGTGACATCGCCAAGGCGAAGCTCAAAGATCTAAATGCACGCGACATTGACCAAGCTTCGAAAATCATCGCCGGTTCTGCCCGGTCGATGGGCCTCTCGGTGACGGAGTAA
- the rplJ gene encoding 50S ribosomal protein L10, whose amino-acid sequence MERAEKQELITTLNQVFLTTGVVVVVGYQGLTVPQMNTLRRQMAAVGGSLKVAKNRLVKLALDGTDSEGIKDLFKGPTAVAYSPDPISAPKALIAYAKTNEKLVILGGAMGARVLDPDGVKALAELPSLDELRGRLVGMIQTPATRIAGVVQAPAAQLARVLNAYATKSEAA is encoded by the coding sequence GTGGAGAGAGCTGAAAAGCAAGAGCTCATCACAACGCTCAACCAGGTGTTCCTGACCACCGGCGTCGTTGTCGTGGTTGGCTATCAAGGCTTGACGGTGCCGCAGATGAATACTCTGCGTCGCCAGATGGCTGCGGTGGGGGGGTCCTTGAAGGTCGCCAAGAATCGTCTGGTGAAGCTTGCTCTTGATGGTACCGACTCGGAAGGCATAAAGGATCTTTTTAAGGGTCCGACAGCCGTGGCTTATTCGCCTGATCCGATTTCGGCGCCGAAAGCGTTGATCGCCTATGCCAAGACAAACGAAAAACTCGTTATTCTTGGCGGCGCCATGGGAGCGAGGGTTCTCGATCCCGATGGTGTGAAGGCGCTGGCTGAACTGCCGTCTCTCGACGAGTTGAGAGGCAGGCTGGTTGGCATGATTCAGACCCCCGCCACCCGCATTGCGGGCGTGGTCCAAGCGCCGGCTGCTCAGCTGGCACGGGTTCTCAACGCTTATGCCACCAAGAGTGAGGCCGCTTGA
- the rplL gene encoding 50S ribosomal protein L7/L12, with amino-acid sequence MTDLSKIVEELSSLTVLEAAELSKMLEEKWGVSAAAPVAVAAAGGGAAAAPVEEQTEFNVVLTAAGEKKINVIKVVREITALGLKEAKDLVEGAPKNVKEGVTKAEGEDLKKKLEEAGATVELK; translated from the coding sequence ATGACTGATCTGTCGAAGATTGTTGAGGAGCTCTCGAGCCTGACGGTTCTTGAAGCTGCCGAGCTGTCGAAGATGCTCGAGGAGAAGTGGGGCGTTTCTGCCGCTGCTCCGGTGGCGGTTGCTGCTGCCGGTGGTGGTGCCGCTGCCGCTCCTGTTGAAGAGCAGACTGAGTTCAACGTTGTTCTTACCGCAGCTGGCGAAAAGAAGATCAACGTGATTAAGGTGGTTCGCGAAATCACCGCGCTCGGTCTGAAGGAGGCTAAGGACCTGGTCGAAGGCGCGCCTAAGAACGTCAAGGAAGGCGTTACGAAGGCCGAGGGCGAAGACCTTAAGAAGAAGCTGGAAGAGGCTGGCGCCACTGTCGAGCTTAAATAG
- the secE gene encoding preprotein translocase subunit SecE, with translation MAKTNPFQFVQQVRAEMAKVTWPSRKETMITTVMVMIMVVFASIFFLIVDEALSFAVSYILGIRA, from the coding sequence ATGGCGAAGACGAACCCATTCCAATTCGTGCAGCAGGTTCGCGCCGAAATGGCAAAGGTGACCTGGCCGTCACGGAAAGAGACCATGATTACGACCGTTATGGTGATGATTATGGTGGTCTTCGCTTCTATTTTCTTCCTGATTGTGGACGAAGCTTTAAGCTTTGCCGTGAGCTACATTTTGGGCATCAGAGCGTAA
- the rplA gene encoding 50S ribosomal protein L1 — protein sequence MAKIAKRIAKVNEGINPEKAYVLDEALKMLKERAKAKFDETIEISLNLGVDPRHADQMVRGVCQLPNGSGRTVRVAVFARGDKAEQAKAAGADVVGAEDLVESVQAGNIDFDRCIATPDMMPLVGRLGKVLGPRGMMPNPKVGTVTPDVAGAVKAAKGGAVEFKVEKAGIIHGGVGKASFTEDALAGNIRAFVDAVVKAKPAGAKGTYLKKVSLSSTMGPGLKVDLASVSNPA from the coding sequence ATGGCCAAGATTGCAAAGCGCATCGCGAAGGTCAACGAGGGCATTAATCCTGAAAAGGCTTATGTCTTGGACGAAGCCCTCAAGATGTTGAAGGAACGGGCGAAGGCGAAGTTCGACGAGACGATCGAGATTTCACTCAATCTCGGTGTCGATCCACGTCATGCGGACCAGATGGTCCGTGGCGTCTGCCAACTCCCGAATGGTTCTGGCCGCACCGTGCGAGTGGCAGTGTTCGCTCGCGGCGACAAAGCTGAACAGGCCAAGGCTGCGGGGGCGGACGTCGTTGGCGCTGAAGATTTGGTTGAAAGCGTGCAGGCAGGAAACATCGACTTCGACCGTTGTATTGCAACCCCTGATATGATGCCCTTAGTGGGGCGCCTGGGCAAAGTCCTCGGCCCGCGTGGCATGATGCCGAACCCGAAGGTCGGCACCGTTACGCCTGACGTGGCGGGTGCCGTGAAGGCTGCAAAGGGTGGTGCTGTAGAATTCAAGGTCGAGAAGGCCGGGATCATTCACGGCGGTGTGGGAAAGGCGAGCTTCACCGAGGATGCTTTAGCCGGTAATATCCGTGCCTTCGTCGATGCCGTGGTGAAGGCGAAGCCCGCCGGCGCCAAAGGCACTTACCTTAAAAAGGTGTCCTTGAGCTCAACAATGGGGCCTGGGTTGAAGGTAGACCTTGCGAGCGTGAGCAACCCGGCGTAA
- the rpoB gene encoding DNA-directed RNA polymerase subunit beta, translating into MTQTFAGRRRVRKFFGRMHEVAEMPNLIEVQKESYRQFLQVEEPKGGREDNGLQTVFKSVFPISDFSGQAMLEFVRYEFELPKYDVEECQQRGMTFAAPLKVTLRLIVFELDDETGAKSVKDIKEQDVYMGDMPLMTDNGTFVVNGTERVIVSQMHRSPGVFFDHDRGKTHSSGKLLFAGRIIPYRGSWLDFEFDAKDVVFVRIDRRRKLPVTTLFYALGLDGEEILHYFYNTVTYTRANDGWRTPFDPARYRGAKPERDLINAATGEVAVEAGRKVTPRLARKLAEEGLTELLVRDEDLYGNYVADELVNPETGEIYAEAGDEISEAMLKKLAEVGYDALRILDIDHITTGAYIRNTLKADKVESYEQALLEIYRVMRPGEPPTRETAQALFHGLFSDSERYDLSAVGRVKLNMRLDLNSPDTLRTLTKDDILAVVKMLTDLRDGKGEIDDIDHLGNRRVRSVGELMENQFRVGLVRMERAIRERMSSVDIDTVMPHDLINAKPVAAAVREFFGSSQLSQFMDQTNPLSEVTHKRRLSALGPGGLTRERAGFEVRDVHPTHYGRICPIETPEGPNIGLINSLATFARVNKYGFIEAPYRKVVDSHVTDEVVYLSAIEEGKYHIGQANVELSSDGLLTEELITARASGDVTMVTPDRVDYVDVSPKQLVSVAAALIPFLENDDANRALMGSNMQRQAVPLIKTDAPLVGTGMEEVVARDSGAAISARRSGIVDQVDSRRIVIRATEETDASRSGVDIFNLSKFQRSNQNTCINQRPLVRVGDRVKAGDIIADGPSTDLGDLALGRNVLVAFMPWNGYNFEDSILISERMVRDDIFTSIHIEEFEVMARDTKLGPEEITRDIPNVGEEALKNLDEAGIVYIGAEVRPGDILVGKITPKGESPMTPEEKLLRAIFGEKASDVRDTSLRVPPGVQGTIVEVRVFNRHGIDKDERALAIEREEIERLAKDRDDEMAILDRNTYGRLTDFLLGKDAAGGPRGFKLEGKIESGKLDEMPRSKWWEIALADEKSLGELEAMRQQYEESKKRLEQRFLDKVEKLQRGDELPPGVMKMVKVFVAVKRKIQPGDKMAGRHGNKGVISRIVPVEDMPFSEDGTHVDMVLNPLGVPSRMNVGQILETHLGWACAGLGKQIAELVDIYRESHDVKPLQHKLTAIYGKSDGIDALSEHELVDFADSMRGGVPMATPVFDGAKEEDIVRMLSEAGVDTSGQVTLYDGRTGEAFDRRVTVGYIYILKLHHLVDDKIHARSIGPYSLVTQQPLGGKAQFGGQRFGEMEVWALEAYGAAYTLQEMLTVKSDDVAGRTKVYEAIVRGDDNFEAGIPESFNVLVKEMRSLGLNVELTNSEE; encoded by the coding sequence ATGACTCAGACTTTTGCCGGTCGCAGGCGGGTCCGCAAGTTTTTCGGTCGTATGCACGAAGTCGCGGAGATGCCGAACCTCATCGAGGTTCAGAAAGAGTCTTACCGCCAGTTCCTACAGGTTGAAGAACCAAAGGGTGGTCGTGAGGATAACGGGCTGCAGACTGTTTTCAAGTCGGTTTTCCCGATCAGCGATTTCTCAGGCCAGGCGATGCTCGAATTCGTCCGTTACGAATTCGAGCTGCCGAAATATGACGTTGAGGAGTGCCAGCAGCGAGGAATGACCTTTGCGGCACCGCTGAAGGTTACCTTGCGTCTGATCGTATTTGAGCTGGATGACGAGACGGGCGCTAAATCCGTCAAAGACATCAAGGAACAGGATGTCTACATGGGCGACATGCCGCTCATGACCGATAACGGTACCTTCGTGGTCAACGGTACCGAACGTGTTATCGTTTCACAGATGCACCGGTCACCTGGCGTCTTTTTTGATCATGATCGTGGCAAGACGCATTCCAGCGGCAAGCTGCTGTTTGCGGGTCGCATCATCCCCTATCGTGGATCGTGGCTCGACTTCGAGTTCGACGCGAAGGACGTTGTCTTCGTCCGCATCGACAGGCGCCGCAAGCTCCCGGTGACGACGCTCTTCTATGCTCTTGGTCTCGATGGCGAAGAGATCCTGCACTATTTCTACAATACGGTGACCTACACACGGGCAAATGACGGCTGGCGGACGCCGTTCGATCCGGCTCGTTATCGGGGTGCAAAGCCCGAGCGGGATCTGATCAATGCGGCGACGGGCGAGGTTGCGGTGGAAGCTGGGCGCAAGGTGACGCCCAGGCTTGCAAGGAAGCTGGCGGAAGAAGGCCTCACTGAGCTGCTCGTTCGCGATGAGGATCTGTACGGGAACTATGTAGCTGACGAGCTTGTCAATCCTGAGACTGGTGAGATCTACGCCGAGGCAGGAGATGAGATCTCTGAGGCAATGCTGAAGAAGCTGGCCGAGGTGGGATATGATGCATTGCGCATCCTGGATATCGACCACATCACCACGGGTGCCTATATTCGCAATACCTTAAAGGCGGATAAGGTCGAATCCTACGAGCAAGCTCTGCTGGAGATCTACCGGGTGATGCGCCCAGGCGAGCCGCCGACGCGTGAAACCGCGCAGGCGTTGTTCCACGGCCTGTTCTCAGATTCTGAGCGGTATGATCTTTCGGCCGTAGGGCGCGTGAAGCTGAACATGCGCCTTGACCTGAACAGCCCTGACACGCTGCGGACATTGACGAAGGATGACATCCTCGCAGTCGTTAAAATGTTAACGGATCTGCGTGATGGTAAGGGTGAAATCGATGATATCGATCACCTTGGCAATCGACGTGTCCGTTCGGTCGGTGAGCTGATGGAGAATCAGTTTCGTGTGGGTCTGGTGCGGATGGAGCGTGCCATCCGTGAACGCATGAGTTCGGTCGATATCGATACGGTGATGCCGCACGACCTGATTAATGCCAAGCCCGTCGCAGCAGCGGTTCGGGAATTTTTCGGGTCGTCACAGCTGTCTCAGTTCATGGACCAGACAAATCCTCTGTCAGAGGTGACGCACAAGCGTAGGCTTTCCGCTTTGGGACCGGGCGGACTTACGCGTGAGCGTGCGGGCTTCGAAGTTCGCGACGTGCATCCAACTCACTATGGGCGTATCTGTCCGATCGAAACGCCGGAAGGCCCCAATATCGGTCTGATCAACTCGCTGGCGACGTTCGCACGAGTGAACAAGTATGGCTTCATTGAAGCCCCCTATCGGAAGGTCGTTGATAGTCATGTGACCGACGAAGTGGTCTATCTTTCCGCCATCGAGGAGGGGAAATACCATATCGGTCAGGCCAATGTTGAGCTGTCGAGCGATGGTTTGTTGACGGAAGAGCTCATAACCGCCCGGGCGTCGGGTGATGTCACGATGGTGACGCCCGACCGTGTGGATTATGTCGACGTATCGCCAAAGCAGCTCGTGTCCGTTGCCGCCGCCTTAATTCCATTCCTCGAAAACGACGACGCTAATCGGGCCCTTATGGGCTCCAACATGCAGCGTCAGGCGGTTCCGTTGATAAAGACGGATGCGCCTTTGGTGGGCACTGGCATGGAAGAAGTCGTGGCGCGCGATTCAGGTGCGGCGATTTCTGCCCGCCGCAGCGGGATCGTGGACCAAGTTGACTCGCGCCGTATCGTGATCCGCGCCACAGAGGAGACCGACGCCTCGCGTTCGGGCGTCGATATTTTCAACTTGTCGAAATTCCAGCGATCCAACCAAAACACCTGCATCAATCAGCGTCCGCTGGTGCGGGTGGGAGATCGTGTAAAGGCAGGAGATATTATAGCCGATGGGCCGTCCACCGATCTTGGGGACTTGGCTCTGGGTCGAAATGTGCTCGTCGCCTTTATGCCCTGGAACGGCTACAACTTCGAAGATTCGATCCTGATCTCTGAGCGGATGGTTCGAGACGACATCTTCACCTCCATCCATATCGAAGAGTTCGAGGTGATGGCCCGCGACACAAAGCTGGGTCCTGAGGAAATCACGCGCGATATACCCAATGTCGGCGAGGAAGCTCTCAAGAACCTTGATGAGGCAGGCATCGTCTACATCGGAGCTGAGGTCCGTCCTGGCGATATCCTGGTGGGTAAGATCACGCCAAAGGGTGAGAGCCCGATGACGCCCGAAGAGAAGTTGCTTCGGGCAATCTTCGGCGAGAAGGCTTCGGACGTCCGGGACACGTCTTTACGTGTGCCACCAGGAGTTCAGGGTACGATTGTTGAGGTCCGGGTTTTCAACCGCCATGGCATCGACAAGGACGAACGCGCTCTGGCGATCGAGCGCGAGGAAATCGAGCGTCTCGCGAAGGATCGCGATGACGAAATGGCTATCCTTGATCGGAATACTTACGGCCGTCTCACCGACTTCCTGCTCGGCAAGGACGCCGCGGGTGGCCCTCGCGGTTTCAAGCTCGAGGGAAAAATTGAGAGTGGCAAGCTCGACGAGATGCCCCGCTCGAAATGGTGGGAAATAGCGCTGGCTGACGAAAAGTCACTCGGCGAGCTCGAAGCCATGCGACAGCAGTATGAAGAGTCCAAGAAGCGTCTCGAACAGCGCTTCTTGGATAAAGTAGAGAAGTTGCAGCGGGGCGACGAGTTGCCGCCCGGTGTGATGAAGATGGTGAAGGTCTTTGTCGCAGTGAAGCGTAAAATACAACCTGGCGACAAAATGGCTGGCCGTCACGGGAACAAGGGCGTGATTTCTCGCATTGTTCCAGTCGAAGACATGCCCTTTTCCGAGGACGGGACACATGTGGACATGGTGCTCAATCCGTTGGGCGTGCCGAGCCGGATGAATGTCGGTCAGATCCTCGAGACGCATCTGGGCTGGGCTTGCGCTGGACTCGGCAAACAGATTGCTGAGCTTGTTGACATCTATCGGGAGAGTCACGACGTAAAACCTCTGCAGCACAAATTGACCGCAATCTATGGCAAGTCAGATGGCATCGACGCGTTGAGCGAGCATGAGCTTGTAGACTTTGCCGACAGCATGCGCGGCGGTGTGCCAATGGCAACCCCAGTCTTCGATGGTGCGAAGGAGGAAGACATCGTTCGTATGCTGTCCGAAGCGGGAGTTGATACGTCGGGGCAGGTGACCCTCTACGATGGCCGAACCGGAGAGGCCTTCGATCGTCGCGTGACGGTGGGGTACATTTATATTTTGAAGCTCCATCACTTGGTCGACGACAAGATTCATGCTCGATCGATCGGACCTTACAGCCTAGTCACCCAACAGCCTCTGGGTGGCAAGGCCCAGTTCGGTGGGCAGCGCTTTGGCGAAATGGAGGTGTGGGCACTCGAAGCTTACGGTGCCGCCTATACGCTTCAAGAGATGCTCACCGTGAAGTCGGACGATGTTGCGGGCCGCACAAAGGTCTATGAGGCGATCGTCCGTGGTGACGATAACTTTGAGGCCGGTATTCCGGAGAGCTTCAACGTTCTGGTCAAGGAGATGCGCTCGCTGGGTCTCAACGTCGAACTTACAAACTCCGAGGAGTAG